The Candidatus Scalindua japonica genomic interval CTCTTTCCAGTCTTCACCTTTTACAAGAATATCAGGTTTTATCCTTCTTATAAGTTTCTCAGGAGTTAATTCGTCAAAAAGGACTACATAGTTAATATCTTCCAGTGCAGAAATCAATCTTGCTCTTTCATCTTCTGAAACAAAAGGCCTGGTATCTCCCTTCTGTTCTCTTACAGAACTGTCGGTATTCAACCCGATTACCAGTATATCACCCTGTTGTCTTGAATATTTAAGATATTCTATATGACCGATATGGAGTATGTCAAAGCACCCGTTTGTAAATACAATTCTCTCATTATTCCCCCTGTGTTTATTTAGTATCTCTTCCAACTCATCCAAAACTTTAATTTTTGTATAAAGGGGATTTGAGCCTCCCATAAGCTCGCTCAACATCTCACTCTTACTGACAGGCACAGCGCCTATCTTACCAACCTCAATCCCGGCGGCAATATTTGCTATCATTGCCGCGTTTTGAAAACTATTCCCGCTGCCAACTACAAACCCAAAAACACTTAAAACCATATCACCCGCGCCACTGACATCGTAAACGTCCTTCGGAACGGTAGGGATTAAGTCACAAGAGCCATCATTACAGCATAAAAACATTCCATCCTTATCGGCAGTTATAATGACGTACTCCAATGAAGACTCATCTAATAACTTCCGTCCGGCAGACTGCATGCTTTTAACGTCGGTTATCTTGATCCCTGTTGATAGTTTTGTTTCAAACCGGTTAGGTGTAATTGCAGTCGCACCCTTATAAATCGTATAGTCGTTTGAAAGCCTTGGATCTACTATAACCGGCACTTTGTGGTCTTTGCCTGATCGGATTACTGTTTCCAAAACACGCCCGGACAAAACGCCCTTATTCATATCTGATATCAGTATTATATCAACGTGTGGGACCCTGGCGTTAATTTTATTGATAATTTTATCCTGTGCCTCCTCTTCTATATCATCAGCCTTCTCATAATCAATTCGCAAAAGTTGCTGAATCCCTTTTCCCGCTGATTGAAGATGTCCCATCATTCTGACCTTTACAGTTGTCGGCCTGTCTGATACTTGTACAATTCCATCCGTTTCTACTCCAATACCATTTAAATTTTCCAATAGCTGTTTGCCTTCATTATCATTGCCAATCGCACCATAACAATAAATATTCGCCCCAAGGTGAGCAAGGTTATTCGCGACACTTCCTGCACCACCCGGTCTGACTTCTTCAGAAGTCACATTGAGAACCGGAATTGGCGCTTCCTGTGATATACGTTTAACTTCACCCCAAACGTATTTATCGAGCATAAAATCCCCTATTAACAGTATATTCGGACTGCCGATATTTGATAAAATCTGTACCAGGCCTTGTGATCTATGATCAGCGTTATCAGTCAATGGTCAACTCCAATATTATTTATTATTAGAACCGCAGAAAAAATATATTTATATACAACTTGTTTATTAATAAGTACCGACAGAATATCAGGTTAAAACCATAGTGTCAAATACAAATTGATGCTGTAAAAATAGTGTACTGATTGATTTTTTCGTTATATGAACTACTTTTTTTGTGTTGTACTGTTAGTGTGTAATGCATCTTAAAAATAGTAAAAAATAGTCTTTACAAACCCGGCCACCTGAGAAATCTATTAAAAAATATTACAATAACTATTTACCCTGAATTTTAATGTTCTCATATTATATTAATAGTTGAATATATTAACTGATGTTTTCTATTGCAACAACATATACACTCTGATAAAATGAAGAATTCGTTAAATTCACAGCACACAAACACTTATAGTGTCGTTCAATTAGTTTGAACGTTTAATACATTTACAATAAATATAATTAATGGAGATAAGTACTAATGAAAGAAGCAATTCATCCAACAATTGTAGAAACAACAGTCACTTGCGGTTGCGGAGAGACCTTTATAACACGGTCAACAAAAAGTAAGATTCATGTCGAAGTATGTTCAAAGTGTCATCCATTTTACACGGGAAAACAGAAATTTGTAGACAGCGCTGGAAGAGTTGAAAGATTTAAACAAAAATTCAAATGGACAGATAATTCAGCAAAAGGCAATTCAGACAATAATCCTGATGATCAGAATTCAGTTGCTGTAGAAAAAGAACCGGAGTCTAGTAGTGCAGATTAATGACAAACTGCTTAAAAAGCTGAGAGAAATGTTTGAACGACATAATGAGCTGGAAAAGCAGTTATCTGACCCAGAGGTAATTGCGGATAATACCAGATATACATCTTATGTTAAAGAGCACGGCAGGTTATCAAAGTTTGTTGCTAAATATCTCCAACTGGATGAGACACTCAAACAAAAAGAGGAAGCAAACGCAATCATTTCTGAGAATAATGGAGATAAAGACTTATATGAAATGGCCAGGGACGAACTGGGAAGTCTTGAAGAAAAAGAAATAGAACTTTTTGAGGAAGTTAAAGGGTGTTTTTTTACGGAAGGTGATGATGCGGGCAAGAATGCTATAATTGAAATACGTGCCGGTACCGGTGGTGATGAGGCCGCGCTATTCGCGGCTGACCTCTTCAAAATGTACACTAAATATGCTGAAAAACAGAAATGGAAAATGGAAATGCTGGACTCAAGCTACACTGAAATTGGAGGGTTTAAGGAAGTAACCTTTTCTATTGAAGGGGAGTCAGTGTACAGCAAGTTGTGTTTTGAAAGCGGTACTCACAGAGTACAACGTGTTCCTACCACTGAAACAAGTGGAAGGATACATACATCCGCGGCCACTGTTGCCGTCTTACCAGAAGTAGAAGATGTTGATATTAAGATCGACCCAAAAGATATAACAGTTGATACATTTCGTTCCTCCGGTCCGGGAGGACAGAAAGTGAACAAAACCAGTTCTGCCATCAGGATCACACACGCACCTACCGGCCTGGTTGTTAAGTGTATGGATGAAAAATCGCAACATAGAAATCGTGCAAAAGCAATGCGTGTACTTCGAAGCCGTCTCTACACTTTTATGCAGGATCAGACTAAGAATGAACGTGACAAGACAAGACGCTCGCAGATAGGGTCGGGTGACAGAAGCGAAAAGATCCGCACATACAACTTCCCCCAAAACAGGGTAACAGACCACAGAATAAATCTAAATCTCTATAGTCTGGACAAAATAATGCTTGGAGAACTTGATGATTTGATTAAGGCAATGATGGAATACGGAAAACAGGAAAAGATGAAAGAATTAGCAGCTACCCTGTAATTACCCCTCTCTCACCATATAATCCGGGAACCTATTACTAATCCCAATAGATCTTATCCTCTATAATCATTATCATGGCTTACGTACAAGACGCAAAGACAATACACAATACTTTAAAATGGGCAATTGCAACATTAAAAGGTTCAGAAATTGAATCTCCTGAAATAAATGCTGATACGCTTTTAGCCTTTGTCTTATCGTGCGACAGAACCAGACTCTATACAAATCAGGATGGTATTATAGACAACACCGATATCGACAAGTACAAAAAGTTAATTTATAAAAGAGCAGGTCATGTCCCCCTGCAATACATTACACAGAAAGCTGAATTCATGTCGCTTGACTTTATTGTGGACGAACGGGTCTTAATACCACGACCGGAAACGGAAATACTTGTTGAATCAGTCCTTAAAAAAGCACAAAGTAATGATTTTACCGTTAAGAGTTTAATCATAGTAGAAATAGGTACCGGCTCAGGCAACATTGCCATATCTCTGGCAAAATACCTGAAGCATGCAAGTATCTATACAAACGACATTTCACGGGATGCTCTGACAGTAGCAGCGGCAAATGTCCAGAAACATGATGTTGGCAAAAATGTTCATCTCTTACACGGAGATTTTTTTACAGCATTCCATGATTTCGTAGAGAAAGAACATATCGATTTTATTGTTTCCAATCCCCCCTACGTAAGCGAATTAGAATGGAAAAACCTGGAACCGGAGCTGAAAGACAATGAACCCTGGAAAGCACTAGTTGGAGGAAAAGACGGATTGTGCTTCTATAGAAAAATTATTAAGGAAGCTGTTGATTGGTTAA includes:
- the prmC gene encoding peptide chain release factor N(5)-glutamine methyltransferase, which produces MAYVQDAKTIHNTLKWAIATLKGSEIESPEINADTLLAFVLSCDRTRLYTNQDGIIDNTDIDKYKKLIYKRAGHVPLQYITQKAEFMSLDFIVDERVLIPRPETEILVESVLKKAQSNDFTVKSLIIVEIGTGSGNIAISLAKYLKHASIYTNDISRDALTVAAANVQKHDVGKNVHLLHGDFFTAFHDFVEKEHIDFIVSNPPYVSELEWKNLEPELKDNEPWKALVGGKDGLCFYRKIIKEAVDWLRPGAYLVLEIGETQANTIIKLLKNEEQYGEIEILKDLQGKERVISAKKSNIT
- the rfaE2 gene encoding D-glycero-beta-D-manno-heptose 1-phosphate adenylyltransferase, which encodes MTDNADHRSQGLVQILSNIGSPNILLIGDFMLDKYVWGEVKRISQEAPIPVLNVTSEEVRPGGAGSVANNLAHLGANIYCYGAIGNDNEGKQLLENLNGIGVETDGIVQVSDRPTTVKVRMMGHLQSAGKGIQQLLRIDYEKADDIEEEAQDKIINKINARVPHVDIILISDMNKGVLSGRVLETVIRSGKDHKVPVIVDPRLSNDYTIYKGATAITPNRFETKLSTGIKITDVKSMQSAGRKLLDESSLEYVIITADKDGMFLCCNDGSCDLIPTVPKDVYDVSGAGDMVLSVFGFVVGSGNSFQNAAMIANIAAGIEVGKIGAVPVSKSEMLSELMGGSNPLYTKIKVLDELEEILNKHRGNNERIVFTNGCFDILHIGHIEYLKYSRQQGDILVIGLNTDSSVREQKGDTRPFVSEDERARLISALEDINYVVLFDELTPEKLIRRIKPDILVKGEDWKEKGVVGREFVESYGGKVILAPFVKDSSTTDIVQRILERNSKPR
- the prfA gene encoding peptide chain release factor 1, which encodes MFERHNELEKQLSDPEVIADNTRYTSYVKEHGRLSKFVAKYLQLDETLKQKEEANAIISENNGDKDLYEMARDELGSLEEKEIELFEEVKGCFFTEGDDAGKNAIIEIRAGTGGDEAALFAADLFKMYTKYAEKQKWKMEMLDSSYTEIGGFKEVTFSIEGESVYSKLCFESGTHRVQRVPTTETSGRIHTSAATVAVLPEVEDVDIKIDPKDITVDTFRSSGPGGQKVNKTSSAIRITHAPTGLVVKCMDEKSQHRNRAKAMRVLRSRLYTFMQDQTKNERDKTRRSQIGSGDRSEKIRTYNFPQNRVTDHRINLNLYSLDKIMLGELDDLIKAMMEYGKQEKMKELAATL